The Metabacillus schmidteae genome has a segment encoding these proteins:
- a CDS encoding ribonuclease YeeF family protein, whose translation MKTLDVKSLLSGIDGTIQTINDHQDQINQLATDLKSFLSIGDAFSGKGADAIRAFYEECHVPFLLFYDQLLVKYRRALNGMKDAYPVVEPEENGFVSQDFLEVDLTTGLNTFKNDTVSMTDNVNEIVNKVSDIVSLPKLNDDDVIKGIDYVHKKITNTIEDLEDFDVNQTKELKEIEEDMTTLINYINEIASMFKGGKISVNTSDLNRFRETESFIKLQEEVNKKDWSNYSISSTPSILVDGYTAFSSIGNSFGTLSEGAALTETAYVVKRHGVRIDVTDQDVRVKNGKYIGIKGKVYHNNYIDSQAKLGNSLEIANRVRPSAAVTSAFKSKLGIAGIAVTAGENVYKNIESNASTSKVVGDAIVDVGLGAVSLAGGAAVVAAVAAGGAIPLLGVAAIGFFASTATAYILEGVKFGKGEKTVSDTIKDGVQSGIKTVAGWFD comes from the coding sequence ATGAAAACCTTAGATGTTAAATCCTTATTATCAGGTATCGATGGTACGATCCAAACCATCAATGATCATCAGGATCAAATCAATCAACTCGCAACAGATTTAAAATCATTCCTTTCAATTGGTGATGCTTTTTCTGGAAAAGGTGCTGATGCAATCAGAGCTTTTTATGAGGAATGTCATGTTCCCTTTCTTCTTTTTTATGATCAACTACTAGTTAAATATCGTCGTGCGTTAAACGGAATGAAGGACGCTTACCCTGTTGTTGAACCTGAGGAAAATGGTTTCGTCTCTCAGGACTTTTTGGAAGTTGACTTAACAACCGGTTTAAACACTTTCAAAAACGATACTGTTAGTATGACTGACAATGTAAACGAAATCGTAAATAAAGTTAGCGACATTGTTTCACTTCCAAAATTAAATGATGATGACGTGATTAAAGGAATTGACTATGTACATAAAAAAATCACAAATACTATAGAAGATCTTGAAGACTTTGATGTAAATCAAACGAAAGAACTGAAAGAAATAGAAGAAGATATGACTACTCTCATAAATTACATAAATGAAATTGCCTCTATGTTTAAAGGTGGAAAAATTTCTGTTAATACATCAGATCTGAATAGGTTTAGGGAAACGGAGAGTTTTATAAAGTTACAAGAAGAGGTAAATAAAAAAGATTGGTCAAATTACTCAATTTCATCAACACCATCTATCTTAGTCGATGGTTATACAGCTTTTTCTTCAATTGGAAATTCCTTTGGTACCCTTTCTGAGGGAGCTGCCCTAACTGAAACAGCTTATGTAGTAAAACGGCATGGTGTTAGAATAGATGTTACTGATCAGGATGTTCGAGTAAAAAATGGCAAGTATATAGGGATAAAAGGTAAGGTCTACCATAATAATTACATAGATTCACAAGCTAAATTAGGCAATTCACTTGAAATTGCTAATAGAGTCCGGCCTTCCGCTGCCGTTACTTCTGCTTTTAAAAGCAAGCTAGGTATTGCGGGAATAGCAGTAACTGCTGGGGAAAATGTTTATAAAAACATTGAATCAAATGCATCGACATCCAAAGTTGTCGGTGATGCAATAGTTGATGTTGGTTTAGGAGCTGTATCCTTGGCTGGAGGTGCTGCTGTAGTTGCTGCTGTTGCGGCGGGGGGTGCAATTCCCCTACTTGGAGTTGCAGCAATTGGATTTTTTGCATCAACTGCAACAGCGTATATACTAGAAGGAGTTAAGTTTGGGAAAGGCGAAAAGACAGTTTCCGATACAATTAAAGACGGTGTTCAAAGTGGTATAAAAACTGTAGCGGGTTGGTTTGATTAA
- a CDS encoding DUF4176 domain-containing protein gives MNETLLSNGSIVLLKGGNIKLMIYGRKQVLLTEDERNGKLYDYLAVPFPEGFMSPEYTYVFNHKDIAEVIFKGFVNEEEEDFQSVLINAKQ, from the coding sequence TTGAATGAAACTTTACTCTCAAATGGTTCTATTGTTTTACTAAAAGGCGGAAATATTAAACTCATGATTTATGGAAGAAAACAAGTACTCCTCACAGAAGATGAGCGTAATGGAAAATTGTATGATTACCTCGCTGTCCCTTTTCCAGAAGGCTTTATGTCTCCAGAATACACCTACGTATTTAACCATAAAGATATTGCTGAAGTTATTTTTAAAGGGTTTGTTAATGAAGAAGAAGAAGACTTTCAATCAGTATTGATTAATGCTAAGCAGTAG